A stretch of Kyrpidia spormannii DNA encodes these proteins:
- a CDS encoding cysteine desulfurase, with the protein MNLRDIREDFPILSQPMNGKRLVYLDSAATSQKPLPVIERIARYYREENANVHRGVYALAAKATDAYEGAREKVARFIGAASADEIVFTRGTTESLNLVASSLGGRLVSEGDEIVITPMEHHSNLIPWQQLAIANGATLKYIPLQKDGTLDLADVEETITDRTKIVAVAHISNVLGTINPVREIAAIAHRHGAVMVVDGAQSVPHQPVDVKELDCDFLAFSGHKMCGPTGIGVLYGKRRWLSEMEPIYYGGEMIEVVERYRSTWKESPWRFEGGTPNIAGAVGLGAAVDYLTEIGMDAIQGREQELIRLAMERLEEIPELEIYGPDAGHRAGLVTFNLKGVHPHDVATVLDAEGVAIRAGHHCAQPLMRELGAAATARASFYFYNTEEDVDALVAALMKAKEFFTHAVG; encoded by the coding sequence ATGAACCTGCGCGACATCCGAGAGGATTTTCCCATTTTATCACAGCCGATGAACGGTAAGCGCCTCGTTTATCTGGATAGCGCGGCCACTTCCCAGAAGCCTCTGCCGGTGATCGAGCGCATCGCCCGGTATTATCGGGAGGAGAACGCCAATGTCCATCGGGGAGTGTACGCCTTGGCCGCCAAGGCCACTGATGCCTACGAAGGCGCCCGGGAAAAAGTGGCTCGGTTCATCGGGGCAGCCTCGGCGGATGAAATCGTCTTTACCCGGGGCACCACCGAAAGTTTGAATCTGGTGGCTTCCAGCCTCGGCGGCCGATTGGTGAGTGAGGGGGACGAGATCGTCATCACCCCAATGGAACATCATAGTAATTTGATCCCCTGGCAGCAATTGGCGATCGCTAATGGGGCGACGTTAAAATATATCCCCTTGCAGAAGGATGGGACCCTGGATCTGGCCGACGTCGAGGAGACGATCACCGACCGGACAAAGATCGTGGCGGTGGCCCATATCTCGAATGTTTTGGGGACCATCAACCCGGTGCGGGAGATCGCCGCCATTGCCCACCGGCACGGGGCGGTGATGGTGGTGGACGGCGCCCAGAGCGTGCCCCACCAACCGGTGGACGTCAAGGAACTGGACTGCGATTTTCTCGCTTTCTCCGGGCACAAAATGTGCGGGCCGACGGGGATTGGCGTGCTGTACGGAAAGCGGCGCTGGCTGTCGGAGATGGAGCCCATTTATTACGGCGGTGAGATGATCGAGGTGGTTGAACGATATCGGTCCACCTGGAAGGAATCGCCTTGGCGCTTTGAGGGCGGGACGCCGAACATCGCCGGGGCTGTGGGCCTTGGGGCGGCGGTGGATTATCTGACGGAGATCGGCATGGACGCGATTCAGGGGCGGGAGCAGGAATTAATTCGCCTGGCCATGGAACGGCTGGAGGAGATTCCTGAACTCGAGATTTACGGCCCCGACGCCGGACACCGGGCGGGGTTGGTGACCTTCAACCTCAAAGGCGTTCACCCTCACGATGTGGCGACGGTGTTGGATGCTGAGGGGGTGGCCATCCGGGCGGGACACCACTGCGCCCAGCCGCTGATGCGGGAGCTCGGGGCAGCGGCAACAGCCCGGGCGAGCTTTTATTTCTATAACACTGAGGAGGACGTCGACGCCCTGGTCGCCGCCCTGATGAAAGCAAAGGAGTTTTTTACCCATGCAGTTGGATGA
- the sufU gene encoding Fe-S cluster assembly sulfur transfer protein SufU has translation MQLDDLYRQVIMDHYQHPRNRGQLEGDAVSVHLHNPTCGDDVTLQLAMDGDVVRDVRFQGVGCSISIASASMMTEAIRGKKLDDALALSDSFHRMIRGEETDSEDLGDLEALQGVSKFPARVKCALLAWNALERAVEIEKNRGRGTDDGDGAAGS, from the coding sequence ATGCAGTTGGATGATCTATACCGCCAGGTAATCATGGACCATTACCAGCACCCCAGAAACCGCGGCCAGTTAGAAGGGGACGCGGTGAGTGTCCACCTCCACAACCCTACCTGCGGAGACGACGTCACCCTACAGTTGGCCATGGATGGGGATGTCGTGCGGGATGTGCGGTTCCAGGGGGTCGGCTGCTCAATCAGCATTGCATCGGCGTCGATGATGACCGAGGCGATTCGGGGAAAGAAGCTCGACGATGCCCTCGCTTTATCGGATTCGTTCCACCGCATGATTCGGGGGGAAGAAACCGACTCCGAGGACCTCGGCGACCTGGAGGCGCTTCAAGGGGTATCGAAATTTCCCGCCCGGGTGAAATGCGCGCTATTGGCGTGGAACGCCCTGGAACGGGCGGTGGAAATCGAAAAGAACCGCGGTCGCGGCACGGACGACGGTGACGGGGCGGCCGGATCGTGA
- the sufB gene encoding Fe-S cluster assembly protein SufB, whose product MAKVIPELEEYQYGFRDPDIAVVKFQKGLNRKVVEELSMMKNEPGWMTDFRLRSLEIFLSKPLPTWGGDLSELNFDDITYYVKPTERQGKTWEDVPEEIKTTFDRLGIPEAERKFLAGVSAQYESEVVYHSIQKNLEEQGVIFTDTDTALREYPELFKEYFATVVPPEDNKFAALNSAVWSGGSFIYVPKGVKCDVPLQAYFRINSENMGQFERTLIIADEDSFVHYVEGCTAPIYSTDSLHSAVVEIIVKDRARCRYTTIQNWAPNIYNLVTKRAVAYADATMEWVDGNIGSKLTMKYPAVYMMGPRAKATVLSIAVAGKGQHQDAGAKVVHAAPDTTSTIISKSISKQGGKTTYRGLAHFSPQARGAKANIKCDTLILDENSTSDTVPVNEILNDDITLEHEATVSRVSEEQLFYLMSRGLSEEEATRMIVMGFIEPFTRELPMEYAVEMNRLIKFEMEGSIG is encoded by the coding sequence ATGGCGAAGGTGATCCCGGAGCTTGAGGAGTACCAGTACGGATTTCGCGATCCGGACATCGCGGTGGTCAAGTTTCAAAAGGGCTTGAACCGCAAAGTGGTGGAAGAGCTGTCGATGATGAAAAACGAGCCGGGCTGGATGACCGATTTCCGCCTCCGGTCCCTGGAAATTTTCCTCTCAAAGCCCCTGCCGACCTGGGGTGGCGATCTGTCGGAACTCAATTTTGACGACATCACGTACTATGTAAAACCCACCGAGCGGCAGGGCAAGACCTGGGAGGACGTACCCGAAGAGATCAAAACGACCTTCGACCGCCTGGGCATTCCCGAAGCGGAACGGAAGTTCCTGGCGGGGGTATCCGCCCAGTACGAATCTGAAGTCGTCTATCACAGCATCCAGAAGAATTTGGAGGAGCAGGGTGTCATCTTTACCGACACCGATACTGCCCTGCGGGAGTACCCCGAGCTGTTCAAAGAGTATTTTGCCACGGTGGTGCCCCCTGAGGACAATAAGTTCGCGGCTCTGAATTCTGCGGTGTGGAGCGGCGGAAGCTTTATCTATGTCCCGAAAGGGGTCAAATGCGACGTGCCCCTTCAGGCGTATTTCCGGATTAACTCCGAGAACATGGGGCAGTTCGAGCGGACGTTGATCATCGCCGACGAAGACAGTTTCGTGCACTATGTCGAAGGGTGTACGGCGCCGATCTACAGCACCGATTCCCTGCACAGCGCGGTGGTGGAGATTATCGTGAAGGATCGGGCCCGATGCCGGTACACCACGATTCAGAATTGGGCGCCCAACATCTACAACCTTGTGACCAAGCGGGCGGTGGCCTACGCCGACGCCACGATGGAGTGGGTGGATGGCAACATCGGTTCGAAGCTGACCATGAAGTACCCGGCGGTCTATATGATGGGGCCGCGGGCCAAGGCGACAGTCCTTTCCATCGCGGTGGCGGGCAAGGGGCAGCACCAGGACGCCGGAGCCAAGGTGGTACACGCGGCACCGGACACCACTTCAACGATCATTTCGAAGTCGATCAGCAAACAGGGGGGGAAGACGACCTACCGGGGTTTGGCGCATTTTTCGCCCCAGGCCCGGGGGGCCAAAGCGAACATCAAATGTGACACCCTCATCCTGGATGAAAACTCGACTTCCGATACCGTGCCGGTGAACGAGATTTTGAATGATGATATCACGCTGGAACATGAGGCCACAGTTTCCCGGGTGAGTGAAGAGCAGCTCTTCTACTTGATGAGCCGGGGATTGAGCGAGGAAGAGGCCACCCGGATGATTGTGATGGGCTTCATCGAGCCCTTTACCCGGGAGCTGCCCATGGAGTACGCCGTCGAGATGAACCGGTTGATCAAGTTCGAAATGGAGGGCTCCATCGGCTGA
- a CDS encoding non-heme iron oxygenase ferredoxin subunit — MALVKVASVGELEPGQMKRVQLGEAELALYRVGDEYFATADLCTHATASLSEGTLEGYIVQCPKHGGRFDVRTGAAVHLPAFTPVQTYEVTIRDGGVWIDDDDV; from the coding sequence ATGGCGTTGGTGAAAGTCGCATCGGTTGGAGAGTTGGAGCCGGGACAGATGAAGCGGGTGCAGTTGGGGGAGGCGGAGCTGGCCCTGTACCGGGTTGGTGACGAGTATTTTGCCACCGCCGACCTCTGTACCCACGCCACGGCCTCCCTCAGCGAAGGGACGTTGGAAGGATATATTGTACAGTGTCCGAAACACGGCGGGCGGTTCGACGTGCGGACCGGTGCCGCCGTCCACCTCCCGGCTTTCACCCCGGTTCAAACCTACGAGGTGACGATCCGGGATGGGGGGGTCTGGATCGACGACGATGATGTGTGA
- a CDS encoding RrF2 family transcriptional regulator → MKLSNRTEYGLRALVTLAERSGGAPMSTRQIAEIEGIPEPFLDQIMVLLRRAGIVKSVRGVNGGFLLAQSPDQVSVGEVVRVLEGSLLLIGCVDEENGDLWCERIPICHTRKVWVKLNEGIAKALGSLTLAEVVETDEPASAARAGKGG, encoded by the coding sequence GTGAAATTATCGAACCGCACCGAGTACGGATTGCGGGCTTTGGTGACGTTGGCGGAGCGCTCCGGCGGAGCTCCCATGTCCACTCGACAAATCGCGGAGATTGAAGGGATTCCCGAGCCGTTTCTCGATCAGATCATGGTGCTGTTGCGCCGGGCGGGGATCGTGAAAAGCGTGCGGGGGGTCAATGGAGGCTTTCTACTGGCCCAATCCCCCGACCAGGTGTCTGTGGGGGAAGTGGTCCGGGTGCTGGAAGGATCTCTCCTTTTGATCGGATGTGTCGACGAGGAGAACGGGGATCTGTGGTGTGAGCGCATCCCCATCTGTCATACCCGGAAGGTGTGGGTGAAACTGAATGAAGGCATCGCCAAGGCCCTGGGGAGTTTGACCCTGGCTGAAGTGGTGGAAACGGATGAGCCGGCTTCAGCGGCCCGGGCCGGAAAGGGCGGATGA
- a CDS encoding HAD family hydrolase → MLELVLFDVDGVLLSEERYFDGSALAVWELLYSPRYLGLEGSFTATPSEEEIRSIREKVFLNDEILHALKGKGVNSNWDMVYLSFSYQLLRGLHQFFHHDRAQVESWLKCPLDGQILPEIGGRLRDIGFQPDFAAFLNTLQNTDAVQHGLLRALNDWAREWTGVTTDQFGRTSALWSVTMHVFQEWYLGADHYRERYGQAPHEEKRGFLYDEIPIRPAEEIREILEWLRDRDLLLGMGTGRPRMETRIPLSALHLLDPFEPSRIVTADDVLEAENAAPQYAPLAKPHPFTYLRAIVPDEPALRLLRRPLPLTGADRILIVGDSLADWLAAGKIGCRFAATLTGLSGQEARASFEERGVRWIVDDVTQLPDVLHGILNR, encoded by the coding sequence ATGCTCGAACTGGTTCTTTTTGATGTAGACGGCGTTTTGCTCAGCGAAGAGCGATATTTTGACGGATCGGCATTGGCAGTGTGGGAGCTTTTGTACAGCCCCCGATACCTCGGTTTGGAAGGATCTTTTACCGCGACCCCGTCGGAAGAAGAGATTCGGTCGATTCGCGAAAAGGTTTTTTTAAACGACGAAATCCTTCACGCCCTCAAAGGCAAGGGTGTCAACTCCAACTGGGACATGGTCTATCTGTCGTTCTCTTACCAGCTCCTGCGGGGGTTACATCAATTTTTTCACCACGACCGGGCCCAGGTGGAGTCTTGGCTGAAGTGCCCCCTCGACGGCCAAATTCTGCCCGAGATCGGGGGGCGGTTGCGGGACATCGGATTCCAACCGGATTTTGCCGCCTTTCTGAACACCCTTCAGAACACCGACGCAGTTCAACATGGGCTGCTCCGGGCGTTAAACGACTGGGCCCGGGAGTGGACGGGCGTGACCACCGATCAGTTCGGCCGGACGAGCGCCCTGTGGTCGGTCACGATGCACGTTTTCCAGGAGTGGTACCTGGGGGCCGATCATTACCGAGAACGATATGGACAGGCGCCCCACGAGGAGAAACGGGGCTTTTTGTACGATGAAATTCCAATCCGGCCCGCCGAGGAGATCCGGGAAATCCTGGAATGGCTGAGGGATCGGGACCTGCTCCTGGGAATGGGGACCGGAAGGCCGCGGATGGAAACGCGGATCCCCCTGTCGGCGCTCCACTTGCTCGACCCCTTTGAACCCAGCCGGATTGTGACGGCGGACGACGTGCTGGAAGCGGAGAACGCCGCTCCTCAGTATGCACCGCTGGCTAAACCCCATCCTTTCACCTATCTGCGGGCCATTGTTCCGGACGAACCCGCTTTGCGGCTTTTACGGCGCCCCCTGCCCCTGACCGGGGCGGATCGCATTCTGATCGTCGGCGACTCCTTGGCCGATTGGCTGGCCGCGGGCAAAATCGGCTGCCGATTCGCCGCCACCCTGACGGGCCTCAGTGGACAAGAAGCCCGGGCGTCTTTTGAAGAACGGGGCGTCCGTTGGATTGTGGACGATGTGACCCAACTGCCCGACGTCTTACACGGCATCCTCAACCGGTAA
- a CDS encoding enoyl-CoA hydratase, translating to MSQRTKVQWTKEEGYAVITVDNPPLNVMSEQVGRELGECVDEIAEDPEVVAVIVTGAGTRAFMAGADIKEFPQRMKPGAAGEMSRQLHDVLNRLDDLPKPTIAAIRGYALGGGLELALACDMRIAGESAQLGVPEVKLGLFPGAGGTQRLPRLVGEAKAKEMMFTGDPVSAAEARQIGLVNQVVPDDQVMEAAKNLAKTITQRSLMSLGRIKRLVDQGLEQSLKEGLQLEAQLFDEIFQTEDVREGVQAFLEKRAPNFKHR from the coding sequence ATGAGCCAACGAACAAAGGTTCAGTGGACGAAAGAAGAAGGCTATGCGGTCATCACCGTGGACAACCCGCCTCTCAACGTCATGAGTGAACAGGTGGGCAGGGAGCTTGGGGAGTGTGTGGACGAGATTGCCGAAGATCCCGAAGTGGTGGCCGTGATTGTCACCGGCGCGGGAACCCGGGCTTTTATGGCTGGAGCCGATATTAAGGAGTTTCCCCAGCGGATGAAACCCGGGGCCGCCGGAGAGATGTCCCGGCAGCTGCATGACGTGTTGAACCGCTTGGATGACCTGCCAAAACCGACGATTGCCGCCATTCGCGGCTACGCCCTGGGCGGCGGTCTTGAGCTCGCCCTCGCCTGCGACATGCGCATCGCCGGGGAAAGCGCGCAACTCGGGGTTCCTGAGGTGAAATTGGGGCTCTTTCCGGGAGCAGGGGGGACCCAGCGCCTGCCGCGCCTGGTTGGCGAGGCCAAAGCGAAAGAGATGATGTTTACCGGCGATCCTGTCTCTGCCGCCGAAGCTCGACAGATTGGGCTGGTGAACCAGGTGGTGCCGGACGATCAGGTGATGGAAGCCGCAAAAAACCTGGCCAAAACGATCACTCAACGCAGCTTGATGTCCCTTGGCCGGATCAAACGACTGGTCGATCAAGGCCTGGAACAATCCCTAAAAGAAGGTCTCCAGCTCGAGGCGCAACTCTTTGATGAAATTTTTCAGACGGAGGATGTTCGGGAAGGCGTACAGGCATTCCTGGAGAAGCGGGCCCCGAATTTCAAGCACCGCTGA
- a CDS encoding NUDIX hydrolase, which yields METRDQDVWLGVAGRLERKGKILVVKRTYGPTRGLWTLPGGFVHGGETLEEAVAREIQEETGCRGEATGIIAVRSGVLRNGKHDTLIVLTLKDMDPNIEPRPDGREISEAAFLTPEEILASPDSAEFLIASTRASAALTVQPLDLFRDYGYVSCRIYG from the coding sequence GTGGAAACACGGGATCAGGACGTATGGCTCGGTGTGGCGGGCCGTCTGGAGCGAAAGGGCAAGATCCTCGTGGTCAAAAGGACTTACGGGCCCACACGAGGTCTGTGGACGTTGCCCGGGGGGTTCGTACACGGCGGGGAGACCCTGGAAGAAGCGGTTGCCCGGGAGATTCAGGAAGAGACGGGCTGCAGGGGAGAGGCTACCGGGATCATCGCCGTCCGATCCGGGGTGTTGCGAAACGGCAAGCACGACACATTGATCGTTCTGACTTTAAAAGACATGGATCCGAACATTGAACCCCGCCCGGACGGCCGGGAGATCTCCGAGGCCGCCTTTCTGACCCCGGAGGAGATTCTCGCCTCCCCGGACAGTGCGGAATTTCTCATCGCCTCCACCCGGGCCTCGGCCGCTTTGACCGTCCAGCCACTGGATCTATTCAGGGATTACGGGTATGTGAGTTGCCGCATCTACGGCTGA
- a CDS encoding YuiB family protein — protein sequence MIAMLVILSLLTLVVTFGLGFIIDMLTPWWTSLVLYAALVVYVLIRTSGVLRPFDWTLVIIGAVGATASGLVIRTLRRRGFRMFG from the coding sequence ATGATCGCTATGTTGGTGATTTTATCATTGTTGACCCTTGTGGTCACCTTCGGCCTCGGATTTATCATTGACATGTTGACGCCGTGGTGGACGAGCCTCGTCTTGTACGCGGCCTTGGTGGTATACGTCTTGATCCGCACGTCGGGGGTACTCCGGCCTTTTGACTGGACACTGGTCATCATCGGCGCCGTGGGGGCAACGGCTAGCGGCCTTGTGATCCGGACGCTTAGAAGACGGGGTTTCCGTATGTTCGGCTGA